The proteins below come from a single Benincasa hispida cultivar B227 chromosome 4, ASM972705v1, whole genome shotgun sequence genomic window:
- the LOC120075877 gene encoding uncharacterized acetyltransferase At3g50280 — protein sequence MPIPNSSSSPILLSKCTVFPDQPSAVADLQLSVSDLPMLSCHYIQKGCLFTSTNLDAISVLDLLKSSLSKALSRFPPLAGRLFTDDDGYVYIKCNDAGVDFIHANGGEFFVRDLIASGDVPDCFKEFFAFDRTVSFAGHFSPIMAVQITFLADGIFIGCSVNHAVTDGTSFWNFFNTFAEECKSAKSTKKITITPSPDFRRDSVLVSPAVLRLPSSGPKVTFSGDVPLRERIFSFSREAILKLKAKTNQKKLIGNGELTVAAVEIMGKQSNDTYCQNNGKVGTIMDSWYKNDTVSKQHADCEEIPIITISSFQSLCALLWRSVTRARKLPPNKTTTFRMAVNCRHRLEPKLDPYYFGNAIQSIPTYATAGDVLSRDLRWCAEKLNENVMAHDNGMVRRFVEDWEGNPRVFPLGNADGASITMGSSPRFPMYENDFGWGRPLAVRSGRANKFDGKISAFPSREGGGSVDLEVVLAPETMAGIESDWEFMQYVSCSSN from the coding sequence atgCCAATCCccaactcttcttcttctccaattcttctcTCTAAATGCACTGTCTTCCCCGATCAACCTTCCGCCGTCGCCGACCTCCAACTCTCCGTCTCCGACCTCCCTATGCTCTCTTGTCACTACATCCAAAAAGGCTGTCTCTTCACTTCCACTAATCTCGACGCCATTTCCGTCCTCGATCTTCTTAAATCCAGTCTCTCCAAAGCGCTCTCTCGTTTTCCGCCCCTCGCCGGCCGTTTATTCACGGACGATGACGGTTACGTCTACATCAAATGTAACGATGCTGGCGTCGACTTCATCCACGCCAATGGCGGTGAGTTCTTCGTTCGTGACCTTATCGCTTCCGGTGATGTTCCTGATTGCTTCAAGGAGTTTTTCGCTTTCGATCGAACGGTTAGTTTCGCCGGTCATTTTAGTCCAATCATGGCCGTCCAAATCACCTTCCTCGCCGATGGCATTTTCATTGGCTGCTCCGTCAACCACGCTGTTACTGACGGCACTTCCTTTTGGAACTTCTTCAACACCTTCGCCGAGGAGTGTAAATCCGCTAAATCGACTAAAAAAATCACTATCACTCCTTCGCCGGATTTCCGCCGTGACTCCGTTCTGGTTTCTCCGGCCGTCCTCCGTCTGCCGTCGAGTGGTCCTAAAGTTACATTCTCCGGCGACGTACCGTTACGGGAGAGAATATTTAGTTTCAGTAGAGAAGCAATTTTGAAACTGAAAGCTAAAACGAATCAAAAGAAATTAATCGGAAACGGAGAGTTAACGGTAGCAGCGGTGGAGATTATGGGGAAACAAAGTAATGATACGTACTGTCAGAATAACGGCAAAGTGGGGACCATTATGGACAGCTGGTATAAAAACGACACGGTTTCGAAACAACACGCGGATTGCGAGGAGATCCCAATCATAACAATATCGTCGTTTCAGTCACTTTGCGCCTTATTATGGAGGTCGGTAACACGAGCGAGAAAACTCCCCCCGAATAAAACGACAACGTTTCGTATGGCGGTTAATTGCCGACACCGGCTAGAGCCGAAGCTTGATCCATACTATTTCGGTAACGCCATTCAGAGTATTCCGACGTACGCCACCGCCGGCGACGTTCTGTCTCGGGATCTGCGGTGGTGCGCCGAGAAGTTGAACGAGAACGTGATGGCGCACGATAACGGAATGGTGCGCCGGTTCGTAGAGGATTGGGAGGGGAATCCGAGAGTGTTTCCGTTGGGGAACGCCGATGGAGCGTCGATTACGATGGGAAGTTCACCGAGATTTCCCATGTATGAGAACGATTTCGGGTGGGGACGGCCGTTGGCGGTGAGGAGTGGACGGGCGAATAAATTCGACGGGAAGATATCGGCGTTTCCTAGTAGAGAGGGCGGCGGAAGTGTTGATTTGGAGGTGGTTTTGGCGCCGGAAACTATGGCGGGGATTGAATCAGATTGGGAATTCATGCAATACGTGTCGTGTTCGTCGAATTAA